From Lysobacter auxotrophicus, the proteins below share one genomic window:
- the ribD gene encoding bifunctional diaminohydroxyphosphoribosylaminopyrimidine deaminase/5-amino-6-(5-phosphoribosylamino)uracil reductase RibD translates to MIAAFTATDHAMMARALRLAERGAYTTKPNPMVGCVIAHGDEVVGEGWHQRAGEPHAEVHALRDAGERAKGATAYVTLEPCAHTGRTGPCADALIAAGVSRVIAAMRDPFPQVDGAGFEKLRAAGVDVASGLMEAQARALNRGFLSRVERGRPWLRVKLATSLDGRSALANGESKWISGEASRLDVQHWRARSGAIVTGAGTVLADDPALTVRMGDDTPFVPPLRVVLDPGLATVARGRVREGDAPTLYLHAPDAKPPRGLLAQHAAVPLRDGRFDLHAVLHLLAERGVNEIQLEAGATLAGGFLGAGLVDEVLLYVAPVLLGERARPMFDGLAIDTMTQKLKMAIVESRYIGQDIRLLLRPGPSA, encoded by the coding sequence ATGATCGCGGCGTTCACCGCCACCGACCACGCGATGATGGCGCGCGCGCTGCGGCTCGCCGAGCGCGGCGCGTACACGACCAAACCTAACCCGATGGTCGGCTGCGTGATCGCGCATGGCGACGAGGTCGTCGGCGAAGGCTGGCATCAGCGCGCCGGCGAACCGCACGCCGAGGTCCATGCCCTGCGCGACGCAGGCGAACGCGCGAAAGGCGCGACCGCCTACGTAACGCTTGAACCGTGCGCGCACACCGGTCGCACCGGGCCGTGCGCGGATGCGCTGATCGCCGCCGGCGTGTCGCGCGTGATCGCGGCGATGCGCGATCCGTTCCCGCAGGTCGACGGCGCGGGTTTCGAAAAGCTGCGCGCGGCGGGCGTCGACGTCGCGTCGGGCCTGATGGAAGCGCAGGCACGCGCGCTCAACCGCGGTTTCCTTTCGCGCGTCGAACGCGGCCGGCCGTGGCTGCGCGTGAAGCTCGCCACCAGCCTGGACGGACGCAGCGCGCTCGCGAACGGCGAATCGAAGTGGATCAGCGGCGAGGCCTCGCGCCTGGACGTGCAGCACTGGCGCGCGCGTAGCGGCGCGATCGTCACCGGCGCCGGCACGGTGCTGGCCGACGATCCCGCACTCACCGTGCGCATGGGCGACGACACGCCGTTCGTGCCGCCGCTGCGCGTGGTGCTCGATCCGGGTCTCGCCACTGTCGCGCGCGGCCGCGTTCGCGAAGGCGACGCGCCAACGCTGTACCTGCATGCGCCCGACGCCAAGCCGCCGCGCGGCCTGCTCGCGCAGCATGCGGCCGTGCCGTTGCGCGACGGACGCTTCGACCTGCATGCCGTGTTGCACCTGCTCGCCGAGCGCGGCGTCAACGAGATCCAGCTCGAAGCCGGCGCGACGCTCGCCGGCGGATTCCTCGGCGCGGGCCTGGTCGACGAAGTGCTGCTGTACGTCGCGCCCGTGCTGCTGGGCGAACGCGCACGGCCGATGTTCGACGGCCTCGCCATCGACACGATGACGCAGAAGTTGAAGATGGCGATCGTGGAGTCGCGCTACATCGGGCAGGACATCCGCCTGCTGCTGCGCCCGGGGCCTTCCGCGTAA
- the nusB gene encoding transcription antitermination factor NusB: MNRRRPDGIDPVARSRARRRALQAVYAWQMSGSSAREVIAQFAHEQAKEQADLEYFEDLVRGVETNVEALDDALKPFLDRDIEQVDAIERAALRIAAYELRMRPDVPYRVVINEAIETVKRFGAEHGHTYVNGVLDHAAAEWRATEVKAPRPR, encoded by the coding sequence ATGAACCGTCGTCGTCCGGATGGAATCGATCCCGTTGCCCGCTCGCGTGCGCGTCGCCGCGCGCTGCAGGCCGTCTACGCGTGGCAGATGTCGGGCTCGAGCGCGCGCGAGGTAATCGCGCAGTTCGCCCACGAACAGGCCAAGGAACAGGCGGACCTTGAGTACTTCGAGGACCTGGTGCGTGGCGTGGAGACGAACGTGGAAGCGCTGGATGACGCGCTCAAGCCGTTCCTCGACCGCGACATCGAACAGGTCGACGCCATCGAGCGCGCCGCGCTGCGCATCGCCGCGTACGAGCTGCGCATGCGCCCGGACGTGCCGTACCGCGTGGTGATCAACGAGGCGATCGAAACCGTGAAGCGTTTCGGCGCCGAGCACGGCCACACCTACGTCAACGGCGTGCTCGACCACGCGGCCGCGGAGTGGCGCGCGACCGAAGTGAAGGCGCCGCGCCCGCGATGA
- a CDS encoding class I SAM-dependent methyltransferase, whose protein sequence is MSGANFKDHFSGIADAYAQARPEYGDDLFDAIAAVVPREARVWEPGAGSGQATRGLAARFAHVHATEPSAKQLAQHWAQPGTDKVSLAVEPGERTSLADASVGLIAVAQALHWFDRTTFFAECERVLAPGGVLAAWGYADFIAPEGMVDEVEAFRSRIDPYWPPEREQIDAHYAGYNWPFPALPAPSLWLEAEWSLAHFLRYLSSMSAVARCTADTFDDPVARYGPALAAAWGDADETRTIRWPLFLHLRQKA, encoded by the coding sequence ATGAGCGGCGCGAACTTCAAGGACCATTTCTCCGGCATCGCCGATGCGTACGCGCAGGCGCGCCCGGAGTACGGCGACGACCTGTTCGATGCGATCGCCGCCGTCGTTCCACGCGAGGCACGCGTCTGGGAACCCGGTGCCGGGAGCGGGCAGGCCACGCGCGGGCTCGCCGCGCGCTTCGCGCACGTGCACGCGACCGAGCCCAGCGCGAAGCAGCTCGCGCAGCATTGGGCGCAACCGGGCACGGACAAGGTGAGTCTCGCGGTGGAGCCGGGCGAGCGCACATCGCTTGCCGATGCGAGCGTCGGATTGATCGCCGTCGCGCAGGCGCTGCACTGGTTCGATCGCACGACATTCTTCGCCGAATGCGAGCGCGTGCTCGCGCCGGGCGGCGTGCTCGCCGCGTGGGGCTATGCGGATTTCATCGCGCCGGAAGGCATGGTCGATGAAGTGGAAGCGTTCCGCAGCCGCATCGACCCGTACTGGCCGCCGGAACGCGAACAGATCGACGCGCACTACGCCGGCTACAACTGGCCGTTTCCTGCATTGCCCGCGCCGTCGCTCTGGCTGGAGGCGGAGTGGTCGCTGGCGCACTTCCTGCGCTATCTGTCGAGCATGTCGGCCGTCGCGCGCTGCACGGCCGACACCTTCGATGACCCGGTCGCCCGGTATGGTCCCGCACTCGCGGCGGCGTGGGGCGACGCCGACGAGACGCGGACGATCCGCTGGCCGCTGTTCCTGCACCTGCGGCAGAAGGCCTGA
- a CDS encoding YraN family protein — protein MPPFADRRARGAAVEAAARAYLGRAGLRDVAANANYRFGELDLVMLDGATLVFVEVRYRRDARFGGGAASVDVHKRRKLVHAASAFLAHHPKYANAPCRFDVVEADGDPESPRLNWVKDAFRADDA, from the coding sequence ATGCCGCCCTTCGCTGATCGCCGCGCACGCGGTGCGGCGGTGGAAGCCGCCGCCCGCGCGTACCTGGGCCGCGCCGGACTTCGCGACGTCGCGGCGAACGCGAACTACCGCTTCGGCGAACTCGACCTGGTCATGCTCGACGGCGCCACCCTGGTGTTCGTCGAAGTGCGCTACCGGCGCGATGCGCGCTTCGGCGGCGGCGCGGCGTCGGTCGACGTGCACAAGCGCCGCAAGCTCGTGCATGCGGCGAGTGCGTTCCTCGCGCACCATCCCAAATATGCGAATGCCCCCTGTCGCTTCGATGTCGTCGAAGCCGACGGCGACCCTGAATCGCCCCGCCTGAACTGGGTAAAAGACGCCTTCCGCGCGGACGACGCGTAG
- a CDS encoding metal-dependent hydrolase has product MPTIFTHAVVPLAVGIACGQRLVPRRLVAAGMLAAMLPDADVVAFKLGIAYADDFGHRGASHSLFFAGVVAMLGAWLHRPLQTRPWIAAAWLFACVASHPLLDALTNGGLGVALWWPWSDARLFAPWRPIAVSPIGAGFFSARGLAVMASELRWIWLPCASIAAAGLAMRRAVSSRP; this is encoded by the coding sequence GTGCCGACGATCTTCACCCATGCGGTGGTGCCGTTGGCAGTCGGCATCGCCTGCGGCCAGCGGCTCGTGCCGCGGCGGCTTGTCGCCGCGGGCATGCTCGCCGCGATGCTGCCCGATGCCGACGTCGTGGCATTCAAGCTCGGCATCGCCTATGCGGACGACTTCGGCCATCGCGGCGCGAGCCATTCGCTGTTCTTCGCCGGCGTCGTCGCGATGCTCGGCGCGTGGTTGCATCGACCGCTGCAGACACGTCCATGGATCGCCGCGGCGTGGCTGTTCGCCTGCGTCGCCTCGCATCCGCTGCTCGATGCGCTCACCAACGGCGGCCTCGGCGTGGCCTTGTGGTGGCCGTGGTCGGACGCCCGCCTGTTCGCGCCCTGGCGTCCCATCGCCGTATCGCCCATCGGCGCCGGGTTCTTCAGCGCGCGCGGTCTGGCGGTGATGGCGTCGGAGCTGCGCTGGATCTGGTTGCCGTGCGCGTCGATCGCCGCGGCGGGCCTCGCGATGCGGCGGGCGGTATCCTCGCGGCCATGA
- the ribB gene encoding 3,4-dihydroxy-2-butanone-4-phosphate synthase: MPFSPIPELLEEIRNGRMVVIVDDEDRENEGDLIMAAELVRPQDINFMVTHARGLVCLSLTRERCRQLGLPPMVRDNTSPHHTNFTVSIEAAEGVTTGISAYDRAHTVRTAVRPDASASDLSQPGHIFPLQAQPGGVLNRAGHTEAASDLALLAGLEPAGVLVEILNPDGSMARRPELEAFAAEHGLKIGSIEELIRYRLETEHTVERVDAREIETEHGAFELFTYRDRVSHALHFALRRGTPDPAAPTLVRVHMQNPLADALHWRRPDFGPAVGDVLKAIAAEGRGALVLLADQADADALLARIRAPQHADDAASSRGHALAEWRRNGAGGQILADLGLGKLRVLGTPRKQIGLAGFGLEVVEYVETPH; encoded by the coding sequence ATGCCTTTCAGCCCGATTCCCGAATTGCTCGAAGAGATCCGCAACGGCCGCATGGTGGTCATCGTCGACGACGAAGACCGCGAGAACGAAGGCGACCTGATCATGGCCGCCGAACTCGTGCGCCCGCAGGACATCAACTTCATGGTCACGCACGCGCGCGGCCTGGTGTGCCTGTCGCTCACGCGCGAACGTTGCCGCCAGCTCGGCCTGCCGCCGATGGTCCGCGACAACACCTCGCCGCACCACACCAACTTCACCGTCAGCATCGAGGCGGCCGAAGGCGTCACCACCGGCATCAGCGCCTACGATCGCGCGCATACCGTGCGCACGGCGGTGCGGCCGGATGCGTCGGCCAGCGACCTCTCGCAGCCCGGCCACATCTTCCCGCTGCAGGCGCAGCCCGGCGGCGTGCTCAATCGCGCGGGGCATACCGAGGCGGCGAGCGATCTGGCCCTGCTGGCCGGCCTGGAGCCCGCGGGCGTGCTGGTCGAGATCCTTAACCCCGACGGCAGCATGGCGCGCCGGCCGGAGCTGGAGGCCTTCGCCGCCGAGCACGGTCTGAAGATCGGCTCGATCGAGGAGCTGATCCGCTATCGGCTGGAGACCGAGCACACGGTCGAGCGCGTGGATGCGCGCGAGATCGAGACCGAGCACGGCGCGTTCGAGCTGTTCACGTACCGCGACCGCGTGAGCCATGCGCTGCACTTCGCGCTGCGCCGGGGCACGCCTGATCCCGCCGCCCCGACGCTGGTCCGCGTGCACATGCAGAACCCGCTCGCCGACGCGCTGCACTGGCGTCGACCGGATTTCGGCCCGGCGGTGGGCGACGTGCTGAAGGCGATCGCCGCCGAAGGCCGCGGTGCGCTGGTCCTGCTGGCCGACCAGGCCGATGCGGACGCGCTGCTGGCCCGCATCCGCGCGCCCCAGCACGCGGATGATGCGGCCTCCAGCCGCGGTCATGCGCTGGCCGAATGGCGTCGGAACGGCGCGGGTGGCCAGATCCTCGCCGACCTGGGCCTGGGCAAGCTGCGCGTGCTGGGCACGCCGCGAAAGCAGATCGGCCTGGCCGGCTTCGGGCTGGAGGTCGTGGAGTACGTCGAGACGCCGCACTGA
- the ribH gene encoding 6,7-dimethyl-8-ribityllumazine synthase: MTHFEGDLRSPPGARFAIIASRWNPRITDTLVAGARKTFAENGVDESAVDVIRVPGAWEIPVVAVQLAKAGRHAAVVALGCVVRGDTRHYEQVADGCSDGLMRVQLDYGLPVANGVLAVERHEDAEARAGGTHGNKGEEAALAALEMSHLLGQLP; this comes from the coding sequence ATGACCCACTTCGAAGGCGACCTGCGCAGCCCCCCGGGCGCGCGATTCGCGATCATCGCCAGCCGCTGGAACCCGCGCATCACCGATACGCTGGTTGCCGGTGCGCGCAAGACCTTCGCCGAAAACGGCGTGGACGAGTCCGCGGTCGACGTCATCCGCGTGCCGGGCGCCTGGGAAATCCCGGTGGTCGCCGTGCAGCTGGCCAAGGCCGGTCGGCACGCGGCCGTGGTCGCGCTGGGATGCGTCGTTCGTGGCGACACGCGTCATTACGAGCAGGTCGCCGATGGGTGTTCCGACGGGCTGATGCGCGTGCAGCTCGACTACGGCCTGCCGGTCGCCAACGGCGTGCTGGCGGTGGAACGCCATGAGGATGCCGAGGCCCGCGCCGGCGGCACGCACGGCAACAAGGGCGAGGAAGCGGCGCTGGCCGCACTTGAAATGAGTCATCTGCTGGGGCAATTGCCATGA
- the thiL gene encoding thiamine-phosphate kinase, with protein sequence MSDPHRDAREFDLIERIRRRVHSRDDVVLGIGDDAALLQVPAGRWLVVAADTLNAGVHFPEDTAPADVGWKSLAVNLSDLAAMGAEPAWCTLSLSLPGGDAHWVDGFLDGFLELAHAHRVALVGGDTTRGPLSISVTVHGFVAPNRALRREAACVGDDVWVSGTLGDAAGALAQWRAGSLRDAFLRARLDRPTPRLALGAALADVANACIDVSDGLLADLAHVARASGVGARVELDRLPASDALRAAFDDATRHAWQATGGDDYELCFTAASQMREEIERIARETGTPVARIGRIEAGEGVRAVDALGAPWESAQVGYQHFA encoded by the coding sequence GTGAGTGATCCGCATCGCGACGCACGCGAATTCGACCTGATCGAGCGCATCCGTCGCCGCGTGCATTCGCGCGATGACGTGGTGCTCGGCATCGGCGACGACGCCGCGTTGTTGCAGGTGCCGGCAGGCCGATGGCTGGTCGTCGCCGCGGACACGCTCAACGCGGGCGTGCACTTCCCGGAAGACACCGCGCCGGCCGACGTCGGCTGGAAGTCGCTCGCGGTGAATCTGTCCGATCTCGCCGCGATGGGCGCCGAGCCCGCGTGGTGCACCTTGTCGCTGTCGCTGCCCGGCGGCGATGCGCATTGGGTGGACGGTTTCCTGGACGGTTTCCTGGAACTCGCGCACGCGCACCGCGTCGCGCTGGTGGGCGGCGACACGACCCGCGGCCCGCTTTCGATCAGCGTGACCGTGCACGGTTTCGTCGCGCCCAATCGCGCGCTGCGACGGGAGGCGGCCTGCGTCGGCGACGACGTCTGGGTCAGCGGCACGCTCGGCGATGCGGCCGGCGCGTTGGCGCAATGGCGCGCAGGGTCGCTGCGCGATGCGTTCCTGCGTGCGCGCCTGGATCGACCGACGCCGCGTCTCGCGCTCGGCGCGGCGCTCGCCGACGTGGCGAACGCATGCATCGACGTGTCCGACGGGCTGCTGGCGGATCTCGCGCATGTCGCGCGTGCGAGCGGTGTCGGTGCGCGGGTGGAACTCGATCGTCTGCCTGCATCGGATGCGCTGCGCGCTGCGTTCGACGATGCGACGCGCCACGCTTGGCAAGCCACCGGTGGCGACGATTACGAACTGTGTTTCACCGCTGCGTCGCAGATGCGGGAAGAGATCGAGCGGATCGCGCGTGAGACCGGAACGCCTGTCGCGCGTATCGGTCGCATTGAGGCGGGCGAGGGCGTGCGGGCGGTCGATGCGCTCGGTGCGCCGTGGGAATCCGCGCAGGTGGGCTATCAGCATTTCGCGTGA
- the nrdR gene encoding transcriptional regulator NrdR, with the protein MHCPFCQHPDTRVIDSRVSDDGATIRRRRVCEACGERFSTQETIELKLPLIIKSDGRREAFDARKLRASFDRALQKRPVSEEQIESSVRAVVHHLRMTAERELPSRRVGDFVMTELRKLDHVAYVRFASVYRAFQDVADFREELDRLESDASAEGQLPLLDEEAEPSPRKGKR; encoded by the coding sequence ATGCACTGCCCCTTCTGCCAGCACCCCGACACGCGCGTGATCGATTCGCGCGTGTCCGACGACGGCGCGACGATCCGCCGTCGTCGCGTCTGTGAAGCTTGCGGCGAGCGGTTTTCGACGCAGGAAACCATCGAGCTCAAGCTGCCGCTGATCATCAAGAGCGATGGCCGCCGCGAAGCGTTCGACGCCCGCAAGCTGCGCGCGAGTTTCGACCGCGCGTTGCAGAAGCGTCCGGTGTCGGAAGAACAGATCGAATCGTCCGTGCGCGCCGTCGTGCATCACCTGCGCATGACCGCCGAGCGCGAACTGCCGTCGCGCCGTGTCGGCGATTTCGTGATGACCGAACTGCGCAAGCTCGACCACGTCGCCTACGTGCGCTTCGCCTCGGTGTATCGCGCGTTCCAGGACGTGGCCGATTTCCGCGAGGAACTCGACCGCCTGGAAAGCGACGCGTCCGCCGAAGGGCAGTTGCCGTTGCTCGACGAGGAAGCCGAACCGTCGCCGCGTAAGGGCAAGCGCTGA
- a CDS encoding FAD-binding oxidoreductase: MTPLPPTLDSELRSLLGDAWRTDESERLTYAYDNSRRQALPDAVALPTTREQVVGLVRACRAARVPVIARGRGTNTTGAAVPVAGGVVVSFERMNRIVDIRPGDRCAVVEPGVLNGDLQAALKPHGLFWPPDPTSAGYSSIGGNLACNAGGPRAVKYGATRDNVLALTAVTGTGELIHCGTATTKGATGYDLQRLLVGSEGTLALIVEASLRLTPAPKSRRALRAIYRDVSSAAQAVARLMAQPVTPSMLEFMDADAVRLARDVGGADLPRDAGALLMIEADGDAQTLPHDMEALMRAADGEGLVSLDDAADEAAREKLWAARKALSPSLRTLAPGKINEDVVVPVSRIPQLVDGVHALSREFDLPIVCFGHAGNGNLHVNLLYHPDDAAQSARAHAAMARVFALTLSLGGTLSGEHGIGLAKREFMPQAIDAPTLAMMRAVKAAFDPDGILNPGKLLPD; the protein is encoded by the coding sequence ATGACGCCGTTGCCGCCCACGCTCGATTCCGAACTCCGCTCCCTGCTCGGCGATGCGTGGCGTACCGACGAAAGCGAACGCCTGACCTACGCCTACGACAACTCGCGCCGGCAGGCGCTGCCCGACGCGGTCGCATTGCCGACCACGCGGGAACAGGTCGTCGGCCTCGTGCGTGCGTGTCGCGCCGCGCGCGTGCCGGTGATCGCGCGCGGCCGCGGCACCAACACGACGGGTGCCGCGGTGCCGGTGGCCGGCGGCGTGGTGGTGTCGTTCGAACGCATGAACCGCATCGTCGACATCCGCCCGGGCGACCGCTGCGCGGTGGTCGAACCCGGCGTGCTCAACGGCGACCTGCAGGCGGCGTTGAAGCCGCATGGCCTGTTCTGGCCGCCCGATCCCACCAGCGCCGGCTACAGCAGCATCGGCGGCAACCTGGCGTGCAATGCCGGCGGTCCGCGCGCGGTGAAATACGGCGCCACGCGCGACAACGTGCTCGCGCTCACGGCCGTCACCGGCACGGGCGAGTTGATCCACTGCGGCACCGCGACGACAAAAGGCGCGACCGGCTACGACCTCCAGCGCCTGCTGGTCGGCAGCGAAGGCACGCTCGCGCTGATCGTCGAGGCGAGCCTGCGTCTCACCCCGGCGCCGAAATCGCGGCGCGCGCTGCGGGCGATCTATCGCGACGTATCGTCCGCCGCGCAGGCGGTCGCGCGCCTGATGGCGCAGCCGGTCACGCCGTCGATGCTCGAATTCATGGACGCCGACGCGGTGCGGCTCGCGCGCGACGTCGGCGGCGCCGACCTGCCGCGCGACGCCGGCGCGCTGCTGATGATCGAAGCCGATGGCGATGCGCAGACGCTGCCGCACGACATGGAAGCGCTGATGCGTGCGGCCGATGGCGAGGGTCTGGTGTCGCTGGACGATGCCGCCGACGAAGCCGCGCGCGAGAAGCTCTGGGCCGCGCGCAAGGCGTTGTCGCCTTCGCTGCGCACGCTGGCGCCGGGGAAGATCAACGAAGACGTCGTCGTGCCGGTATCGCGCATCCCGCAACTCGTGGACGGCGTGCATGCGCTCTCACGCGAATTCGACCTGCCGATCGTCTGCTTCGGTCACGCCGGCAACGGCAACCTGCACGTCAACCTGCTCTATCACCCCGACGACGCCGCGCAGTCCGCGCGTGCGCATGCGGCGATGGCACGCGTGTTCGCACTGACGTTGTCGCTCGGCGGCACGCTGTCGGGCGAGCACGGCATCGGGCTGGCGAAGCGTGAGTTCATGCCGCAGGCGATCGACGCGCCAACGCTGGCGATGATGCGCGCGGTGAAGGCGGCGTTCGATCCCGACGGCATCCTCAACCCGGGCAAGCTGCTGCCCGACTGA
- a CDS encoding DUF4349 domain-containing protein, translating to MAVLACAWTLVLGGCSRKEEAADAAASAELPHVNLDKPAGAWPPSRPQTPVAPPDTQTQLQSAANTQTQDGRRFIRTASVAFSVRDVYRSALSIEDLVAKYGGFVERNDIRTEVNDTRSHARHDGMRVELTTYTLQGVLTVRVPSDRTQEFLRALAGQIEFLDTRNVEATDAQFDLLRQQLAFARHQQAQQALAQVASAPGKTGERVDAVSTRADAQTQRDEATVARAELEDRIAFARIGLAIRQAPQLRRTERPDLEIAIRREGPGFFARIGEALAEGWRLALDVIVGLAYLWPLWLGAVLAVAGLRAWRGRRR from the coding sequence ATGGCCGTACTGGCCTGTGCATGGACGTTGGTGCTGGGTGGTTGCTCCCGCAAGGAGGAAGCGGCGGACGCAGCGGCGTCGGCCGAACTCCCGCACGTCAACCTCGACAAGCCGGCAGGCGCGTGGCCTCCCTCGCGTCCCCAGACGCCAGTTGCGCCGCCCGATACGCAGACGCAACTGCAATCGGCGGCGAATACGCAGACGCAGGACGGCCGCCGCTTCATCCGCACCGCGAGCGTCGCCTTCAGCGTGCGCGACGTGTACCGCTCCGCGCTGTCGATCGAGGATCTGGTCGCGAAGTACGGCGGCTTCGTCGAGCGCAACGACATCCGCACCGAAGTGAACGACACGCGCTCGCACGCGCGCCACGACGGCATGCGCGTGGAACTGACCACCTACACCCTGCAGGGCGTGCTGACGGTGCGCGTGCCGAGCGATCGCACGCAGGAATTCCTCCGCGCGCTCGCCGGGCAGATCGAGTTCCTCGATACGCGCAACGTCGAGGCGACCGACGCGCAGTTCGACCTGCTGCGCCAGCAGCTCGCATTCGCGCGCCACCAGCAGGCGCAGCAGGCGCTCGCGCAGGTCGCCAGCGCGCCCGGAAAAACAGGCGAGAGGGTCGACGCCGTCAGCACACGCGCCGATGCGCAGACGCAACGCGACGAGGCGACCGTCGCGCGTGCCGAACTGGAAGACCGCATCGCATTCGCGCGCATCGGCCTCGCGATTCGCCAGGCCCCGCAACTGCGCCGCACCGAGCGGCCGGACCTGGAAATCGCGATCCGTCGCGAAGGGCCGGGCTTTTTTGCGCGCATCGGCGAGGCCTTGGCGGAAGGCTGGCGGCTCGCGCTCGACGTGATCGTCGGCCTCGCATACCTGTGGCCGCTGTGGCTTGGCGCCGTGCTGGCGGTGGCCGGCCTGCGCGCCTGGCGCGGGCGCCGTCGCTGA
- a CDS encoding riboflavin synthase, protein MFTGIIEGVGRLASLEHRGGDVRLTVDVGTLAFDAVQLGESIAVNGVCLTVVEFDARGFAADASNETLALTTLGALAVGDAVNLERAMRPTDRLGGHLVSGHVDGLGRVERIEPDARAQRWRFAAPAPLLRYIAKKGSICVDGVSLTVNEVDDAGFEVALIPHTVAHTRFAHTNVGDAVNLEIDLVARYVERLLAGRAE, encoded by the coding sequence ATGTTCACCGGCATCATCGAAGGCGTCGGCCGCCTCGCATCCCTCGAACACCGCGGTGGCGACGTCCGCCTCACCGTCGACGTCGGCACGCTCGCGTTCGACGCGGTGCAGCTTGGCGAGAGCATCGCCGTCAACGGCGTGTGCCTCACCGTCGTCGAATTCGACGCGCGCGGTTTCGCGGCCGATGCGTCGAACGAAACGCTCGCGCTCACCACGCTCGGCGCGCTCGCCGTCGGCGACGCGGTGAACCTGGAGCGCGCGATGCGTCCGACCGATCGCCTCGGCGGGCACCTGGTCAGCGGCCACGTCGACGGACTCGGTCGGGTCGAACGCATCGAACCCGACGCGCGTGCGCAGCGCTGGCGTTTCGCCGCGCCTGCGCCGCTGCTGCGTTACATCGCGAAGAAAGGTTCGATCTGCGTAGACGGCGTCAGCCTCACGGTGAACGAAGTCGACGACGCCGGCTTCGAGGTCGCGCTGATCCCGCATACCGTCGCGCACACGCGTTTCGCGCATACGAACGTGGGCGATGCGGTGAACCTGGAAATCGATCTGGTGGCGCGTTATGTCGAACGGCTGCTCGCCGGTCGCGCGGAATAA